In one window of Mus pahari chromosome 3, PAHARI_EIJ_v1.1, whole genome shotgun sequence DNA:
- the Ier5l gene encoding immediate early response gene 5-like protein translates to MECALDAQSLISISLRKIHSSRTQRGGIKLHKNLLVSYVLRNARQLYLSERYAELYRRQQQQQQQPPHHQHQHLAYAAPGMPASAADFGPLQLGGGGDAEAREPVARHQLHQLHQLHQLHLQQQLHQHQHPAPRGCTAAAPVAVAGAPAGCAGALSELPGCAALQPPHGAPHRGQHLEPLQPGPAPLPPPAPAALCPRDPRAPAACSAPSVPPGAAPPTVAASSPPASTAPSSSPGFYRGAYPAPSDFGVHCSSQTTVLDLDTHVVTTVENGYLHQDCCASAHCPCCGQGAPGPGLASAAGCKRKYYPGQEEEDDEEDAGDLGAEPPGGTPFAPCKRARFEDFCPDSSPDASNISNLISIFGSGFSGLVSRQPDSSEQPPPLNGQLCAKQALASLGAWTRAIVAF, encoded by the coding sequence ATGGAGTGCGCCCTGGACGCCCAGAGCCTGATCAGCATCTCCCTGCGCAAGATCCACAGCTCCCGGACCCAGCGCGGCGGCATCAAGCTGCACAAGAACCTCCTGGTGTCCTACGTGCTCCGCAACGCGCGCCAGCTCTACCTGAGCGAGCGCTACGCCGAGCTCTACCGgcgtcagcagcagcagcaacagcagccaccccaccaccagcaccagcacctcGCTTACGCGGCGCCCGGAATGCCGGCCAGCGCGGCCGACTTCGGCCCGCTCCAACTTGGCGGCGGCGGGGACGCGGAGGCGCGCGAGCCGGTTGCCCGGCACCAGCTGCACCAGCTCCACCAGCTTCACCAGCTGCACCTCCAGcagcagctgcaccaacaccagCACCCGGCTCCCAGGGGCTGTACGGCGGCGGCGCCGGTGGCGGTGGCCGGGGCGCCCGCGGGCTGCGCGGGGGCGCTCTCGGAGCTGCCCGGGTGCGCTGCGCTCCAGCCGCCGCACGGCGCGCCCCACCGCGGGCAGCACTTGGAGCCTCTGCAGCCCGGTCCTGCGCCGCTGCCGCCGCCCGCGCCCGCCGCGCTCTGCCCGCGGGACCCTCGCGCCCCGGCCGCTTGCTCTGCGCCCTCGGTGCCTCCGGGGGCTGCCCCTCCGACCGTCGCTGCCTCCTCTCCGCCCGCCTCTACAGCCCCTTCCTCATCGCCTGGCTTCTACCGGGGCGCGTACCCGGCCCCCTCGGACTTCGGCGTGCACTGCAGCAGCCAGACCACCGTGCTGGACCTGGACACTCACGTGGTGACCACGGTAGAAAACGGCTACTTGCACCAGGACTGCTGCGCCTCCGCCCACTGTCCCTGCTGTGGCCAGGGCGCTCCGGGACCCGGTCTGGCGTCCGCCGCTGGTTGCAAGCGCAAGTATTACCCTggccaggaggaagaggacgaCGAAGAGGACGCGGGCGACCTGGGAGCCGAGCCCCCCGGGGGTACCCCGTTCGCCCCATGTAAACGCGCCCGTTTCGAGGACTTCTGCCCGGACTCGTCCCCGGACGCGTCCAACATCTCAAACTTGATCTCCATCTTTGGCTCGGGCTTCTCGGGGCTGGTGAGCCGACAGCCGGACTCCTCGGAGCAGCCGCCGCCGCTCAACGGGCAGCTGTGCGCCAAGCAGGCGCTCGCCAGCCTCGGCGCCTGGACTCGAGCCATTGTCGCCTTCTAG